The proteins below come from a single Flavobacterium lindanitolerans genomic window:
- a CDS encoding T9SS-dependent choice-of-anchor J family protein, which translates to MKKTLPFLFFVLASGFANAQNVYNFGFSGTTTEMETAGWVRTNQSSPSTTTLWTVASYTPVTVNLAATPAVQGNPFNDREYATGEVSPVPNGQAGGANSFALVNFTSTTGAGNISNWLISPVVTVENGDVVSFWSRKGTSGTLDFADRLELRMSTATTHTNPTGGSTNVGSFTTVGVTVNPTLATGFVYPKVWTRYSFTVSGLTGPTAVKFGFRYFVTNGGPSGANSDIIGIDTFEVSRALSRDDFFANNFSMYPNPSTGIVNLSGKNNVAINTIQLTDLNGRVVRNINANGVSETQINISELTSGVYFLNIQTDSGTGSTKIVKN; encoded by the coding sequence ATGAAAAAAACTTTACCCTTTCTTTTTTTCGTTTTAGCTTCAGGATTTGCTAATGCCCAAAATGTTTACAATTTTGGTTTTAGCGGTACAACAACAGAAATGGAGACTGCCGGTTGGGTAAGAACCAACCAAAGTTCCCCATCAACTACTACATTATGGACGGTAGCCAGCTACACTCCGGTTACTGTAAATCTGGCTGCGACACCGGCAGTTCAGGGAAATCCTTTCAATGACAGGGAATATGCCACAGGCGAAGTCAGCCCGGTACCTAATGGGCAGGCGGGTGGTGCCAATTCCTTTGCCCTGGTTAATTTTACCAGTACTACAGGAGCAGGAAATATCAGTAACTGGTTAATCAGTCCTGTGGTTACAGTAGAAAATGGTGATGTTGTTTCTTTCTGGTCAAGAAAAGGAACTTCAGGAACACTAGATTTTGCAGATCGTTTGGAACTCAGAATGAGTACGGCTACTACGCATACCAATCCAACGGGTGGCTCTACCAATGTAGGCTCGTTCACCACAGTTGGAGTTACTGTTAACCCTACATTAGCAACCGGTTTCGTATACCCTAAAGTTTGGACAAGATACAGTTTTACTGTTTCCGGACTTACCGGTCCAACTGCTGTAAAGTTTGGGTTTAGATATTTTGTAACAAACGGTGGACCTAGCGGGGCTAATTCAGATATCATCGGAATTGATACTTTTGAAGTCAGCAGGGCTTTGAGCAGAGATGATTTCTTTGCAAACAACTTTAGCATGTATCCTAACCCGTCAACAGGAATTGTTAACCTGTCCGGTAAAAATAATGTGGCTATTAATACAATTCAGCTTACAGACCTGAACGGAAGAGTGGTAAGAAATATAAATGCAAATGGTGTTTCTGAAACGCAAATTAATATTTCTGAATTGACTTCCGGGGTTTATTTCCTGAACATACAGACTGATTCCGGTACAGGTAGTACAAAAATAGTGAAGAACTAA
- the metK gene encoding methionine adenosyltransferase produces the protein MAYLFTSESVSEGHPDKIADQISDALIDNFLAFDADSKVACETLVTTGQVILAGEVKSKTYLDVQQIARDVIKKIGYTKSEYMFEANSCGVLSAIHEQSQDINQGVDRASKEDQGAGDQGMMFGYATNETEDFMPLALNLSHKLLQELAVLRRENNEIKYLRPDAKSQVTLEYDDNNKPVRIDAIVISTQHDDFDNEANMLAKIKKDLIEILIPRIIKNNPQYAHLFNDKIQYHINPTGKFVIGGPHGDTGLTGRKIIVDTYGGKGAHGGGAFSGKDPSKVDRSAAYATRHIAKNLVAAGVAEEILVQVSYAIGVAKPMGIYINTYGTSKVNLTDGEIAKKVEELFDMRPYFIEQRLKLRNPIYSETAAYGHMGRKPETVTKTFKTPNGEEKTVTVELFTWEKLDFVDKVKAAFGL, from the coding sequence ATGGCTTATTTATTTACGTCAGAATCTGTGAGTGAGGGACATCCGGATAAAATTGCTGACCAAATTTCAGATGCACTAATCGATAACTTTTTGGCTTTTGATGCCGATTCAAAAGTGGCATGCGAGACTTTGGTTACTACTGGACAGGTTATTCTGGCGGGAGAAGTTAAATCAAAAACATACCTGGATGTACAGCAAATTGCCCGTGATGTCATCAAAAAAATAGGATATACAAAAAGCGAGTATATGTTTGAAGCAAATTCTTGCGGTGTATTATCTGCTATTCACGAGCAATCTCAGGACATCAACCAAGGTGTTGACCGTGCGAGTAAAGAAGACCAGGGTGCCGGTGACCAAGGAATGATGTTTGGTTATGCTACAAATGAAACGGAAGATTTCATGCCCCTGGCACTGAATCTATCTCATAAACTATTACAGGAATTAGCTGTTTTGCGTCGCGAAAACAACGAAATCAAATACCTTCGTCCGGATGCCAAATCACAGGTTACTCTTGAATATGATGACAACAACAAACCGGTACGTATTGATGCTATTGTAATCTCTACACAGCATGATGATTTTGACAATGAAGCGAACATGCTTGCTAAAATCAAAAAGGACCTGATTGAAATCCTGATTCCAAGAATCATCAAAAATAATCCGCAATATGCACACCTGTTCAACGATAAAATCCAATACCACATTAATCCTACAGGAAAATTTGTGATTGGAGGCCCACACGGCGATACAGGATTAACAGGAAGAAAAATTATTGTTGACACCTATGGTGGAAAAGGTGCTCACGGTGGTGGAGCTTTTTCAGGGAAAGACCCTAGTAAGGTTGACCGAAGTGCAGCATACGCCACACGACATATTGCTAAAAACTTAGTAGCAGCCGGAGTAGCTGAAGAAATTTTAGTTCAGGTTTCTTATGCTATTGGTGTAGCCAAACCAATGGGTATTTACATCAACACTTATGGTACTTCAAAAGTAAATCTTACCGATGGAGAGATTGCTAAAAAAGTAGAAGAGCTATTCGATATGAGACCTTATTTCATTGAGCAAAGGTTGAAATTGAGAAATCCTATTTATAGCGAAACTGCCGCTTACGGGCACATGGGAAGAAAACCAGAAACCGTAACCAAAACTTTCAAAACTCCAAACGGAGAAGAGAAAACGGTTACAGTAGAGTTATTCACCTGGGAGAAGCTTGACTTTGTTGACAAAGTAAAAGCAGCCTTTGGATTATAA
- a CDS encoding TonB-dependent receptor gives MKKILFLTFLFLSFSGYSQNIRFSGIVADANAVGLEMANVMAVNQSTKAMDSYAITDDKGRFQLSLKANTAYKIKVSYIGYQAKEVDVQTQAENMVQTLVLEQGVDLDQVEIVQEMPVSIKGDTIVYNADSFKTGTERKLEDVLKKLPGVEVNADGQIEVEGKKVQKLMVEGKDFFDGDTKLGVKNIPADAIDKVQVLRNYNEIGALKGLENNEENVAMNIKLKDGKKNFWFGDMSAGIGVGHEDSRYIVNPKLFYYNPKYSINLISNFNNIGELPLTIQDYFKFTGGFRGMMQKGGSSFNVSSNDLGIAMLRNNRAKEIETKFGATNFSYNVTKKWSLSGFAILSSSETDLETRSRSTILETGVRQKNEEIAHQKSNLGLFKFSSSYKPNTKLQFDYDVLMKQSKQDENNNLLREFIVNDVTSAEDIYTKKKQNPTSINQNASLYYTANDKNVFAFEMQHLYQDEDPFYNANLMTQPFALSGYVENQNRNNLNQSRFVKTNKLDAKLDYYYMLTPKSNINVTLGNTNSHQNFNSSIFQILDNGDRNNLVAPENNNKVTYDFNDVFVGLHYKFLSGKFTFTPGFSAHYYNMDNAQLGTNYKQNFSKILPDFYALYQIKKSETLTYTFALNNNFTDINNLVMGNVLSGYSSLYNGNRFLENSTTQLHSLRYFKYSMYNLENIFANISYSKVTDAVKSRIVFDNVNQTLTPYNSNLADETISANGAYGRSFLRFYKASAGIGLNWSKFNNIQNGNVTTQESFMQNYTLRASTNYRALPNLEVGYNFVVNDYAGSKFYTDKPFAKLDYYFLDSFSFVAEYEFYHYYNSSKTVENEYDFLNASLIYQKKNSKFEYKIGATNLLNTRTLNDDSFNQFRTTTSQYRVQPRYIILTLKYNL, from the coding sequence ATGAAAAAAATATTATTCCTCACATTTCTATTTCTTTCCTTTTCAGGATATTCCCAGAACATACGTTTTTCAGGTATTGTAGCTGATGCAAATGCCGTTGGTTTGGAAATGGCCAATGTCATGGCAGTAAATCAGTCTACAAAGGCAATGGATTCCTACGCAATTACAGACGATAAGGGAAGATTTCAATTGTCGCTCAAAGCCAATACAGCTTACAAGATAAAGGTGAGCTACATTGGTTATCAGGCAAAGGAAGTTGATGTCCAGACACAAGCTGAAAATATGGTTCAGACATTGGTACTGGAACAAGGAGTTGATTTGGATCAGGTAGAGATTGTACAGGAAATGCCGGTTTCCATAAAAGGTGATACCATTGTTTACAATGCCGATTCTTTTAAAACAGGAACCGAAAGAAAGCTGGAAGACGTTTTGAAAAAGCTTCCCGGAGTTGAGGTAAATGCCGATGGTCAGATTGAAGTAGAAGGAAAGAAAGTTCAGAAACTGATGGTGGAAGGGAAAGACTTTTTTGATGGTGATACAAAGTTGGGAGTGAAAAACATTCCTGCGGATGCGATAGATAAGGTTCAGGTTTTACGAAATTATAATGAGATAGGAGCATTGAAAGGCCTTGAAAATAACGAGGAAAATGTAGCGATGAACATCAAGCTGAAAGATGGCAAAAAGAATTTCTGGTTTGGTGACATGAGTGCAGGAATAGGAGTTGGGCATGAAGACAGCCGTTATATAGTTAATCCTAAGCTGTTTTATTATAACCCAAAATACAGCATTAACCTTATTTCCAATTTCAATAATATAGGGGAACTGCCACTAACCATACAGGATTATTTTAAATTCACAGGAGGTTTTAGAGGTATGATGCAAAAAGGAGGAAGTTCTTTTAATGTTTCTTCAAATGATTTAGGAATTGCTATGCTTAGAAATAACAGGGCAAAAGAAATTGAAACCAAATTCGGAGCAACCAACTTTTCATATAATGTGACCAAGAAATGGAGCCTAAGCGGTTTTGCAATTCTTTCTTCTTCTGAAACTGATTTGGAAACCCGATCCAGAAGTACTATTCTTGAAACAGGAGTAAGACAGAAAAATGAAGAAATTGCTCATCAGAAAAGTAATTTGGGACTGTTCAAATTTAGCTCGAGTTATAAACCCAACACAAAACTGCAGTTTGATTATGATGTCCTGATGAAACAGTCAAAACAGGATGAAAACAATAATTTGCTCAGGGAATTTATCGTAAATGATGTTACTTCTGCAGAAGATATCTATACAAAGAAAAAACAGAATCCGACTTCAATAAATCAAAATGCAAGCTTGTATTACACGGCTAATGATAAAAATGTTTTTGCTTTTGAAATGCAGCATCTTTATCAGGATGAGGATCCTTTTTATAATGCCAATTTAATGACTCAGCCTTTTGCCTTGTCTGGTTATGTAGAAAATCAGAACAGAAATAATTTGAACCAAAGCCGTTTTGTGAAAACCAATAAACTGGATGCCAAATTGGATTATTACTATATGCTTACGCCAAAAAGCAATATTAATGTGACATTAGGAAATACCAACTCGCATCAGAATTTTAACTCAAGTATTTTCCAGATTTTAGACAATGGTGACAGGAATAATCTTGTAGCGCCGGAGAATAACAATAAGGTGACTTATGATTTTAATGACGTTTTTGTTGGGCTGCACTATAAATTTTTATCAGGGAAATTTACTTTCACTCCAGGATTCAGTGCACACTATTACAATATGGATAATGCACAGTTGGGAACAAATTATAAACAAAACTTTTCTAAGATACTGCCGGATTTCTATGCTTTGTATCAAATAAAGAAATCAGAGACATTAACATATACTTTTGCTCTGAATAATAATTTTACAGATATCAACAATCTGGTAATGGGAAATGTGCTTTCCGGATATAGCAGTCTCTACAATGGAAACAGATTTCTTGAGAATTCAACAACACAATTGCATTCTTTGAGATATTTCAAATACAGCATGTATAATCTGGAGAATATTTTTGCCAATATTTCATACAGCAAAGTGACAGATGCTGTGAAAAGCAGAATTGTTTTCGATAATGTAAACCAAACCTTGACTCCATACAATTCCAATCTGGCTGACGAAACGATTAGTGCTAATGGTGCCTATGGACGTTCTTTTCTAAGATTTTATAAAGCATCGGCAGGTATTGGATTAAACTGGTCAAAATTCAATAACATCCAGAACGGGAATGTAACTACACAGGAAAGTTTTATGCAGAATTATACCCTGAGAGCTTCCACTAATTATAGAGCTTTGCCTAACCTTGAGGTTGGATATAATTTTGTGGTTAACGATTATGCGGGTTCAAAGTTTTATACTGACAAGCCATTTGCCAAATTGGATTATTATTTCCTGGATAGTTTTTCTTTTGTGGCAGAATATGAATTCTATCACTACTATAACAGCAGTAAGACCGTAGAAAACGAATATGATTTTTTAAATGCCAGTCTGATTTACCAAAAGAAAAACAGCAAGTTTGAATATAAAATCGGAGCTACGAATTTATTGAACACCAGAACCTTGAATGATGACAGCTTTAATCAGTTTCGTACAACTACTTCACAATACAGGGTTCAGCCAAGATATATTATATTGACATTAAAATATAATTTATAA
- a CDS encoding GLPGLI family protein, protein MIKSAITAAIAATLFSFQLMQAQEFTGRATYQTKTIMNDIQISGSNMTPDLQASLEEKLKKGFEKTYELSFNKTESVYEEPQRLESPSGSSGAKMVVVNTSSSGDGKSYKNIKDKTVLSEEDFFGKEFLVSDSLPKWDWKLVDETKKIGNFTCYKAIGVIPVSKEDLERYEKMKNKKSESKTVLFTPSEPKDRTITVWYTPEIPVSHGPGEYWGLPGLIMEVNDAKTVILCSKIVLNPKDKVVIKMPKKGKKVTKKEYEALIEKQMESMKDSKGNIHINLGN, encoded by the coding sequence ATGATAAAATCAGCAATCACCGCAGCAATAGCAGCAACTCTTTTTTCTTTCCAACTGATGCAGGCTCAGGAATTTACCGGACGTGCAACGTACCAGACAAAAACAATAATGAATGATATACAGATAAGTGGCTCAAATATGACTCCTGATTTGCAAGCATCACTTGAAGAAAAATTGAAAAAAGGTTTTGAAAAAACCTATGAGTTGAGTTTTAATAAAACGGAATCGGTTTATGAAGAACCTCAAAGATTGGAATCTCCAAGCGGTTCGTCAGGAGCAAAAATGGTAGTGGTTAATACCAGTTCATCAGGGGATGGTAAATCATATAAAAATATAAAAGATAAGACGGTACTTTCTGAAGAAGACTTTTTTGGAAAAGAGTTTCTAGTGTCAGATTCTTTACCAAAATGGGATTGGAAGCTGGTGGACGAAACTAAAAAGATAGGAAACTTTACCTGCTATAAGGCCATAGGTGTAATTCCTGTTTCTAAAGAAGATCTCGAGAGATATGAAAAAATGAAAAATAAGAAAAGTGAAAGTAAAACAGTCTTATTTACACCAAGTGAACCTAAAGACAGAACGATAACGGTTTGGTACACACCTGAAATTCCGGTGAGCCATGGTCCCGGTGAATATTGGGGATTGCCAGGTCTGATCATGGAAGTAAATGATGCGAAAACAGTAATTCTATGTTCTAAAATTGTATTGAATCCAAAAGATAAGGTGGTTATCAAAATGCCAAAAAAAGGGAAAAAAGTAACAAAAAAGGAATATGAAGCACTAATTGAAAAGCAGATGGAAAGCATGAAGGATTCGAAGGGCAACATCCATATTAATTTAGGTAATTAA
- a CDS encoding sensor histidine kinase — MKSKNYKYILFFISVTIIATISLQVYWNIKNYAENKQRLINDVQIAFDNSIEHYYAEDVKTDFMTFIGNDTIKDSNFVQNIVSDSIFINAITKRKGKVKASKKLVATSTFTEDNSPKTTTVIKINNTGETSKQEINFIDSPKSQSSKATKGKTTEMHGKPFGLGPGKLSEVKVITGKRAMDSISKIQNFTNKILISLTRDSIEFEKISKTLDKELARKDISIQYGMQLLKMDTVFQNYHLNKNSHLPLSTTSNSTFLPPNQKMKLLFSNPVIVILKRSMVEIILSFLLSLSIIGCLFYLLKTINKQKKVDEIKNDLISNITHEFKTPITTVATAIEGIRNFNAVNDTEKTNRYLDISNQQLKKLEIMVEKLLETATLDTDKLLLHKEPTNIISTIRNLVEKHKVIHPEKNISFHSNMEQLIVEIDPFYFENTLSNLIDNALKYGGNIIDIYLKYTANILEIMVQDNGPGIEKDQREKIFDKFYRIPKGNRHDVKGFGIGLYYSKKIIEKHGGTLELLSSQELTIFKIKLSDV, encoded by the coding sequence ATGAAATCAAAGAATTACAAATACATTTTATTTTTTATTTCCGTAACTATCATCGCAACAATCAGTTTGCAGGTTTACTGGAACATAAAAAACTATGCAGAAAACAAGCAACGTTTGATCAATGACGTTCAGATTGCGTTTGATAACAGCATAGAGCATTATTATGCTGAAGATGTAAAAACCGATTTTATGACCTTTATCGGCAATGACACTATCAAGGATTCTAATTTTGTGCAGAATATTGTTTCAGACTCCATTTTTATCAATGCTATTACAAAAAGAAAAGGGAAAGTAAAGGCATCGAAAAAATTAGTAGCAACAAGCACTTTCACTGAGGATAATTCGCCAAAGACAACTACTGTCATAAAAATCAACAATACCGGAGAAACTTCCAAACAAGAAATCAACTTTATAGATTCTCCAAAATCTCAAAGTTCTAAAGCGACAAAAGGCAAAACCACCGAAATGCACGGAAAGCCGTTTGGATTAGGTCCCGGAAAACTTTCTGAAGTAAAAGTTATTACCGGAAAGCGGGCCATGGACAGCATCTCAAAAATACAGAACTTCACCAATAAAATCCTTATTTCGCTGACCCGCGATTCTATCGAATTCGAAAAAATAAGCAAAACTCTGGATAAAGAATTAGCTCGAAAGGATATTAGCATCCAATACGGAATGCAGCTTTTAAAAATGGATACGGTGTTTCAAAATTATCACTTGAATAAGAACAGCCATTTGCCTTTGAGTACAACTTCTAATTCTACGTTTCTTCCTCCAAACCAAAAGATGAAACTGTTATTTTCAAATCCGGTAATTGTGATTTTAAAACGGAGTATGGTTGAAATCATTCTTTCATTTCTTCTTTCCTTGTCAATAATTGGCTGCCTGTTTTATTTATTAAAAACAATTAATAAACAGAAAAAGGTAGATGAAATCAAAAATGACCTTATCAGCAATATCACCCACGAATTCAAGACACCAATTACAACGGTTGCTACAGCTATTGAGGGTATCCGGAATTTCAACGCTGTAAACGATACTGAAAAGACCAACCGTTATCTCGACATTTCCAACCAGCAACTAAAAAAGCTCGAAATTATGGTCGAAAAGCTTTTAGAAACAGCCACTTTAGACACTGATAAACTTTTGCTTCATAAAGAGCCTACCAATATAATTTCGACGATACGGAATCTTGTAGAAAAGCACAAGGTGATTCACCCTGAAAAAAACATTTCCTTCCATTCCAATATGGAACAGCTAATTGTTGAGATTGATCCTTTTTATTTTGAAAATACGCTTTCCAACCTGATTGACAATGCCCTCAAATACGGCGGAAACATCATTGATATTTATTTAAAATATACTGCCAATATTCTTGAAATTATGGTCCAGGATAATGGTCCAGGAATAGAAAAAGACCAAAGGGAAAAGATTTTTGACAAATTTTACCGAATTCCTAAAGGAAACAGGCATGATGTAAAAGGATTTGGAATAGGACTTTACTATTCCAAAAAAATCATTGAAAAACATGGCGGTACGTTAGAATTGCTTTCCAGCCAGGAACTGACTATTTTTAAAATAAAATTATCTGATGTCTAG
- a CDS encoding response regulator transcription factor yields the protein MSSKIKIILAEDEPALAQIIKESLETRSFEVVLCKNGEEAFEAFSREKPELLVLDVMMPKKDGFTLAKEIRKLDKKTPIIFLTAKSQTQDVVDGFQLGGNDYLKKPFSMEELIIRIHALLGRIQLEKNDENISIGNYIFNQTKQTLDYLGNIQFLTHREASLLHLLIENKNDILDRSLVLKKIWGDDDFFNGRSMDVFITKLRKKLSLDPNIQIINVRSQGYKLIT from the coding sequence ATGTCTAGCAAAATAAAAATCATATTGGCAGAAGATGAGCCTGCCCTGGCCCAAATTATAAAAGAGAGCCTTGAGACGAGAAGCTTTGAGGTTGTCTTATGCAAAAATGGTGAAGAAGCCTTTGAAGCTTTTTCAAGAGAAAAGCCAGAGCTTTTGGTACTGGATGTCATGATGCCCAAAAAAGATGGTTTTACGCTGGCTAAGGAAATTCGAAAACTGGACAAAAAAACACCTATCATTTTTCTTACGGCAAAATCGCAGACACAAGATGTTGTTGATGGTTTCCAACTGGGAGGAAATGATTATTTGAAAAAGCCGTTTAGTATGGAGGAATTAATTATCCGTATCCATGCGCTTTTAGGCAGAATCCAATTAGAAAAAAACGATGAGAATATCAGTATAGGCAATTATATTTTCAACCAAACCAAACAGACTCTCGATTATTTAGGCAACATACAATTCCTTACACATAGAGAAGCTTCACTGCTTCATCTTTTAATAGAGAATAAGAACGACATATTAGACAGATCTCTTGTCTTAAAAAAGATTTGGGGAGATGATGATTTTTTTAACGGCCGGAGCATGGATGTTTTTATCACAAAATTGAGGAAAAAACTTAGCCTTGACCCAAACATCCAAATTATAAATGTTCGAAGCCAAGGCTATAAATTGATTACGTAA
- a CDS encoding surface-adhesin E family protein, with product MKVFYLLLLFSFTTYSQTKFELIATSGDNTKYYVKIESTNLDNMAKTIWLKIEKSPKKIKSKSNKIAYHSQGYTLYYMTMYCHDRKYDNPEIYFYDGKGRLIEKNEILIYNANIVPDTIIETVYDYVCD from the coding sequence ATGAAAGTATTCTATTTATTACTCCTCTTTTCATTTACTACTTATTCTCAAACTAAGTTTGAATTAATAGCCACGTCAGGTGATAATACTAAATATTATGTAAAGATTGAATCAACAAACCTTGACAATATGGCGAAAACGATATGGCTAAAGATTGAAAAATCTCCTAAAAAGATAAAAAGTAAATCAAATAAAATCGCTTACCATTCACAAGGATATACTTTATATTACATGACTATGTATTGTCATGATAGAAAATATGATAATCCGGAAATTTATTTTTATGATGGTAAAGGACGTTTAATAGAGAAGAATGAAATACTTATTTATAATGCTAATATAGTTCCTGATACAATTATTGAAACTGTATATGATTATGTATGTGATTAA